In the Carassius gibelio isolate Cgi1373 ecotype wild population from Czech Republic chromosome A2, carGib1.2-hapl.c, whole genome shotgun sequence genome, one interval contains:
- the LOC127934458 gene encoding brain acid soluble protein 1 homolog yields MGGKLSKKKKGYNVNDEKAKEKDAKTEGASAEEGEAPKENKEEAPAATETTNDTAAAKEATPTTDSNSTAPKEEEKSTAPAQKEEPAANANAPKASDAKSSEAAKAEPAKSPDAPPAKAEDKSAPSAASANEKEAAKDPAPPVATVTESKPDAESKKTEAPPAKESTPAEPITTETSPAPNKEQAVTVQD; encoded by the coding sequence ATGGGAGGGAAGCTGAGCAAAAAGAAGAAGGGATACAATGTGAACGATGAGAAGGCAAAAGAGAAGGACGCAAAGACGGAGGGAGCGTCGGCGGAAGAGGGAGAAGCTCCTAAGGAGAACAAGGAGGAAGCTCCTGCTGCCACTGAGACAACCAATGACACGGCGGCCGCCAAAGAAGCCACACCCACCACCGATAGCAATTCCACCGCACCCAAGGAGGAGGAGAAAAGCACCGCCCCTGCGCAGAAGGAGGAGCCAGCGGCGAACGCTAATGCTCCTAAAGCTTCTGACGCCAAGAGCAGCGAAGCTGCCAAAGCAGAACCCGCCAAGAGTCCAGATGCCCCTCCTGCCAAAGCAGAAGATAAATCCGCCCCTTCTGCAGCTTCAGCCAATGAAAAAGAGGCTGCAAAAGATCCCGCCCCTCCTGTAGCTACAGTGACGGAGAGCAAGCCCGACGCCGAGTCTAAAAAAACTGAGGCTCCGCCCGCAAAAGAATCGACCCCTGCAGAGCCAATCACCACGGAGACCAGCCCCGCCCCCAATAAGGAGCAAGCAGTCACTGTGCAGGATTAA